The DNA window ATTTAATCAATTTACATACATACTTTGTCGATTGCAAAAGTATGGTTTGAATCTACTCTTTTGTTTTCCTTTCAATTATCTTCGCCATTTTTTTCTGTATGAACCTATCTCTGCTACAACCCTattcctccattttttttatttcgattCCACAGCAAATCACataaagattttaaattttagtaattcGATTCCGCCGATGCCGCTGTTAGTGCATCATCTTTCCTTACAATCAAGTTGAAGTAATTAGACATGAAGAAGAGTTTATAAAAACCAATTCCAAAGAAGAGGAAAGAAATTAAGGGTAGCGTATAAAATAATGGTTAGATTTGCTGGAGTTGATGGGTTTGCCGGCAGCGATGGATCTGAGAAAATCAGTGTTGGATCGCTCTGCCATTTGCTCATGAATTGCTTTCTATTTTTGAGAGAATGATATATTAACAAAAGAAGAGAAATAGGTAGTTGATGATTTCAGGAGTCATTGAGCAGGGTAAGCAGATATGTTAACAAGATTTGATAAGGAAGCCATTAATGAAAAAATAGAAACAGAAGACAAAAACTCTTCTCTTCTGTTTgggttttgattaaaatatCCATATACTAGACAATTTGGCTCTCTTAAATTCATTGTTAAATTAATGGATTATGAATTTAtgggtttaaaattttataaaaccgtTAATGAACTGTTAGTAAACTAAagacaaattaattttgactgttagtaaattgttagtgaaccgttagtaaactaatagtaaaaaaGTTAtcagtaaactgatagtaaattaattaacaacttattttcattttataattcaaaaaatatattaaaagtaaatttataaaattttaattaactacTAGCAAACTGTTAGTATactgataataaattttttattagaaaactGTTAGCAAACCTACcatattttttagaataaaaaccgtatttttattatcaaaaaccgtatttttaaaaccttttaaaagtCAAACGTATTTTTCTACACAAACTGGTCAAAcagtatttttcaaaatatatgtatataggtatttttttaaaactccctaaaaattaagtaattttcTTGTTAACCCTttattaattaacttttttttggcGTATTGGAGACCTATTTATAGCCGGATTTGAGCGGGCTCGGGTCGATCCAACCAggtttgaatatttttcatttaGTTCTGAATCTGTTTTGGGCCTTATTTTTACTATCCAAACTCGGTGagtacattaaatttatatagattCAAACCGAATTTTTGCGACCTACGTGGAAAATTGTATAATAATGGAAGTCGAATCCAACTCATCAAAAATTAGGCCCATTGCAGGCTCGAGTTAGGCTTTACGAGACTTCATGTAAAATTATACATACATAAATTAACTATTTGCAAAACATTTAttgataaattacttatttataCATAAATTGTAATGAAAACGGGGGGGTGATTTGCTAGAGCTCTGGTATCTAAAAAAAAGACAGTTAGAAAAATTGCCGGAAGGAATTTTTCGGACGCTCACTTCGACGGTCAGGTAAGTATTTGGTAAAAAAGAGGCAAGTAAGAATAGAAAGAGTAAAGAATAAATAACTTAGAATTTAAGGGTAAAATGATTTATATAGTATACTCGTCTTCTTCACTTGTACTTTCTATAGTGAGATGTCCCTCTATGTTGTAGGCTAAACTGACATTTCctattattttgatattcagAGCGATATGTATGTGTTTTTTTGGCAGAGAATTTTCAGCAGTTCCTTTGGCTATCGTGGTAttccttacttttctttatGAGTAATGTcctttatattttaatcctGGTTGCTTCTCTAATGGTATAACAGGTACGAGGTAAGACATAAGGAAAATTCGGATCAAGAAATTTTAATCCGGGATTGAAATTTTTCTGGGCTCGTGGGCCTATTTCATTCCATTATACTAGAGTTAGTGATATATGTATAATcggaggttgcttcgcccctaatAAATTATCATATAGCTTCAAttataaatgaaattaatattattattttaattaaattgattagaatatatgtatatatgacGATGTTACGagttattaatatatatatatatatatatatatatatattatttatttaaatttaatttttagtataaactTATTTATTAATGAGTTTTATCATatacttttaataaaatatatttttaatttaatataatttaattttttataacttttattataagaattataaataatgaagcgttctttatattttttaatttttgtttttctaaaaaGAGATAACAAAAATCATAGGTGTTAGACAAGGATTAATAAGCTAAAACAAAAACATGGTCATCATCGTCAATATGGTATTTCTTGCTCGAGTCATTTGTTTTTAGTGATGTCTACAGACTACAGACTACATCTATTGTATATATATGGAGACCAATGCAATTGAGCTCTACCCTCACTTCTTTTCTCAAACAGGAGCATGGAGATCACTGAAGCCTTACAGCTTGAGGTATgctattaatttcaaatttacttCACTTTGTGAATTTTCTGCTATTAATGATTTTAGGCTTAATcgccaaaaaataccaaacctatacgtcttgtgtcaattatagccaaacctttaaaaatcaccagatttagccaaaccttatatgttctgtttcttttttagccatttttgaatcgaaccggtttttctgacaccgtgtcgtccacgtcaccgccaactaagcaattggctggtgGCAGCTGAAacatttaaataaggtttggctataactgacacaaaatgcatagatttggtattttttggtgaataaaactaattttaaaattaaattattaaataattaattatattataatagaattcatatatatttaaaaaataatatttttatttaacgctaattaaaattaatttatttttttactaaatttaaataattctaataaatctttttacatatttgatggatatataattaatttaaattctattaaaaacaaaaaatatcatattcatcttaaattttttttttcttaattccagtcgtcggttctttgacaccgccgccgtttgagacccaattatccgtcttccgacgaacaatctgagagtaatatacacaacaaacatacgacagtgttcataatttaactatacacacataaacataaaaataatcactgaatagactgcttatttGAAGGACGaatgtaattattttctcttttttttttcctttaaaaaatgAAGCTCATTgtgtgtaatcaatatatatcatgatgtttataagcataaacgcatatgtcattttactcggtatagccaaaaacttactttaatttacacataactattttatttattatctaaatccagtcataacaagatctcaacaacattaaaaataataaattaaattcaaaatcatCGTGAACATTAAatcctttcaccaaatttaattgaaCATCAATTCCaaagtaatacattaattcatttttttaattacatattcattaaaatatattataatataaatttattagatttaattaggtttaataaaaaattaaaattaattttaattagtattaaataggaaatattaattatttttaaatatatataaatttcataaatgatataattaatttactaattattaaatttaaaaattggcttgaatttaaaattaggtttattcacccaaaaaataccaaacctatttttttttttgtcatttatagccaaaccttatttaaatatttcaattgccatgccagccaattgcttagttggcggtgacgtgtacgacacggtgtcaaaaaaaccggttcgattcaaaaatggctaaaaaagaaacagaacatataaggtttggctaaatctggtgatttttaaaggtttggctataattgacacaaaacgtataggtttggcattttttggagAATAAGCCATGATTTTATCATCCTCACAGATTCAGAAATTACAGTTGAGAATTGAGGAACAGTCGAGGAAACTTCAGGTGATGTTTGATAAACAAATGAAGATAGCCGATGAGAAGTTCAAGGGCTCTTCCCATCACACTCAAATTTAATGCAGCCATCGTAGTTTCAGAACTACATCATGCCAAAACAGGATTTGACAAAATGAATGAGTTTCCTGactatttataaacatttgacaaAATGTTTTGCAAATAGTTGGTGCTAAAAGATGAACTTGTTACTTGTTTATGCATCAACATCAATGACTCTtcttgtttttttgtttattttcttttgaagaCAAGAAATATAATTTGTTACTGCTACAATTAGAATTCCTTTGTTATGCCTACGTTACTTGAAAAGGAAAAATCAAACTGCCCACAAAATCAAGACTACGAACACTAAACTTTATTCAGATTCCAAGGCTAAAAGATCATCATCAACCTGAGCAAGTTCCAAATTATAAAGACTacacaataaaataattaaacaccTCCTCTCATCATCGACCCTTGAAAAGCTTTACCATTAACAACAGATTCAAGAACAGAATTTCGCTCCTCCACCTCCGTATTCTGAAAACAGTAAACCGGAGCTTGCCATTGTTCATCCTCCAGCACCGCTCCAACTTCAAACGTCATCACATGAGCAACCATCCCTGCATATCACAAAAACCACACAATTATTACTTAATATTACAATTCCACACATTAAAGTTGCAAATTTATTAATTACGTTGCGTACCTGTATAAAATTCCCAATAAACTGGTCTCTTGCTTATAACATCCTCATAATAGGTTATAAAGTCCACTTTCTCCCAAACATTGCAGAGAAACCCATCAACTTGGCGCTGACCAAGATAAGTAGCTCCATCGAGCCAGTCGGGTCTTAGAATACCCACCGGGAAATGCAGGGTCCGGCATTCTTGCGCTGAGTCCAGAGTGTAGATATAGGAAGTTCCATTATTCCATTCAAGGTCATAGAGAAGCTTCCCTTGCTGGTTTTGGATAATGTTGAAATTCCGGCCTTTAATCCAGTCGTACCATAAGTCCACCGCCTGAAGATTACCGGCGGTGTTGTTCATGAACAGAATTGAGTGGAACTGGTGCGGCCATGGTGCCGGAGTTGGGTCTGCAGATTTTGTTGATTCTGATAAGGCATAACTGCATCCGAGAGAGTAGATTAAGAGAAGAGTAGTTAGGATTGTGAGAGAGAATGAAAACATTTTGAGTTTGATTTCAAAGGCCATTGTTATCTTCTTTCTTCATTGGCCATGGTTTTATCCTGAAAagattttatcaattttactcaCGTGCCATCCAACTATGAAAAAATCTATTTTCACCCAGCCAAACTAGTATTCTTTTGCACTATTGCATTGTGATActtttttcttatcatttatgcCCCTCCCATTTGTACACATTTTACCAATTGAGAAAAGCATACAAATCTGATGCAAAAATAAACAGTGTATAGCGGGTTTTTGAATTTTGTGTGCCTATAAAGCATTAAAATTTCCAATTTAGTGTCTCtttgaaatttaattccaaaaaagTGTCTGGGCCCACGCGTTCCGCATTGTAGGAATGCGGAACGTATTAATTAGCtgattaaatcattaatcagcTCATTAAGCAACTTTAATATTTGGGcactttaacaattttaaaaatatatataatattaataaacgattttaaattaatattaacaaacgatataaattaacaaatgatataattttaaaaaacgatataatattaattttatttaaacaacgattttaaaaataaataatatattaaaaatacatctACTACAAATGACAAAAAgcaaatattatctaaatacaaatttaatctaaaaattatatatccatTTCATCTCAATAAAGTTTGATCACTTGAAAAAAAGGGATTGgaattctctcaagttcaaatgaacttgagggggttatgttcacgatctacaccgttcattgtacaatgaacggtgtagattagtttgattaaaattttacttttttgatctacaccgttcattttacaatgaatggtgtagatcgtgaatatgaccccctcaagtttaaAATGAACTTGACCGAATCCCAATccaaaaaaagtattttattaaaaaattcgacttgacatttataaatttaaaaaattcgtatggtattgataaaaaaaaattaaattagtatgATATTTTTAACTCATATTGAACTGggttgtttcaatttttttattaatattatcatactgattttttaaattttacaaatgtcAAATCGATTTTCTCACTTTGAGAcgaaatgaatatataatttttagattaaatttgtATGTAAATAATATTGGTAcaccaatgattggggagacaaaaGTACTCCCCAATCATTAGGGAGTAATTAATCAACTGATTAAGTAATTAATCAGTTGATTAATGCGTTCCGCATTGTAGGAATACGGAAcgccacatgttccgcattcccACAATGCGGAACGCGTGGGGCCAGGcacttttttggaatttaattcCAAAGAGGCACTAAACCGAAAATTTCAATGCCTTATAGGcacacaaaaatcaaaaacccgTGTATAGCTGTTGAATTTATTTGTTTACTATAGCTAGCCGCTATTGATAACTATTACATGCAGGGAGTATAGAAAGAAATGacaattatatatatcatattattgtttttattccATATGTTACAAATGATCAACCCGAAACCTCCAAGGTTATGATGAGGAGGACAGCTACTGATTTCCAGCGACAGGGTTGCCCGGATATTTCTTTATATCATCCCATCCTCTCACCCATGGCTGTCCAGGTATTGCACGCGTCTCCGGAGAAGTGTGGTTGTTTAGGTTGTTCATAACCTTATCACGCACTGCAGAGAATACCTGCAAATTTAACTATATAAGAATGCGGCGTACGAGGGAAAGAAAGATAAGATGAAGACTGAATTAAGGGTCAGCTCACCGGATTCATATTCAATGCCTCAGGGGGTTGCTCCTGACCAGTTAACCATTTCCAAAGATCCGGATTTTCCTGCATAATGGGACAACATATTAAAACATTACTCTAATGAAACACGTCCAACACGATTAAGCAAAACCCTTTTTCACTTTCCAAACAAGATGATATCTTATGACTTATGAGATTGAAAGGTATTGTGGAATAGATTGGAGTTAGTGTTTTCTCAACCAAAGATCAGTTCTTCTAGTATGCATAAACATAAACTCAGTGGACCATGCTTCTATGATTTTGTACCATATCTCAATAAAGCACACATAAAAGCTACAGATGCTCTCAGATAACATTATAAGACGAGACAACTCGCTTAATGTGGCATGTGACCGGTGCATGCAGATTCTGGCCAAGAAATAATAAACCACCAAAAAATTAGCAAATAGAATCATTCAAAACATTAGATGTGAAGGAAGATAATGCCACTTAGGTCGGAGGTTAATACTCGTAAGTGCATTTGTTGGAACCAAGGGGACAAGCCCCGAATAACCATTTTATTCAACTTGATCGGTCAACCAGTAACAAACGGGACAAATAGAGCATTAGGTAGTGTTGTGCATCAGAGTCCAGTTACATTTAATGATGCACAGCTCCAAGTAAACGTGTGAAATCATTCAATCTACAAGCATAAACCACAAGGATCAATAAGGAACATAAGAACCTACTTAAGAAATTTTGAATCAGCTAAAAAACATTTCCACATACAAACAGAAGCTAccactaaaaaaaatgaatgcaaAATTTGTCGTCGGATCAAAAAATTAACAACCAGAGGCCAATCTGAAATCCATTAGTTTGCAAACTTAtaaagataataataaataGATAAGAAAACTTACAACGTCAAGGACATGAATTAAAGCTTTAACTCCATGCTCATCCATGGACTCAATATGCTCTTCAACCCATTTTCCAAGAACCAAGTCCAGCTCCAAGAACCCTCTCTGTTTGCTCCTGTACAACAATCTTCTCACaaacaaaacattaaaacaaTAAGAATTTTTCAATCATCCGTATGATTaccataaataacaaaaaaaactcaaaaaggagctaattaatcaataaaaaccTGTTACACAAGCGGCGTTTGTTTTCCTCATTGGAGAGATCAATGGTATCATTATCACTAACGGTAGAATAACGTGAAATCCAACCGTATTCAGACCTGGGAGAAACGATATACCCTTAGAATAAAACTCAattgaacaatttttttaaccagAAAACCGAACCATAAAGGAGTAAATTAAAGGTATACCTGAAAGGAGATTGAATGCGGATGGGAGAGGAAGAAGTGATGGAGCTCCGGCAAGGTGTGGCGGAAGAATTAAGGAGGCGGTGGGCATTGATCAGAGCTCGTCTCAGGGACGCCATTTTTGTGTTGATGGGATCTTTTTAATTACTGTGAgatataaagaaaagaaatcaGAAACCATAATAAGCAAACTGCTAGAAGGGCCTGGATCGTGGCCCTTTTTGATCCACTAACAATTTTATGTCAATTTCAGATAGTATCTGCTGTTGCCAAGTCCACCAAAACGTAAGCTGTTTCTACCTTTTCCCTAATTTTGTTTGGATTATTACTAATTACCCACACTTTAAGTCTAAATTAGTGTTTAAAAGAAattcataaaatcataaaacaactctactaaattttgaaaaacagTTTGCATTATTTATCAAAGAAATATGATTTAATTTAGGCTAATAGGTTtaaaaaaaccctgacctttcatttaattttcaattcctaccctgacgttgcaattttttcaattttaccctatttcgcatttttggttttcaattacaccctgaaataaaaaaaattaaataattttattattataaaaattaaaatatataaaataaatatattgaaagatcattccatattttttttcatatagaaaaaattcaataaatccttaaacttaaaaaaatttcaaataaatccataataaaatcttaattataattcattattaatttttaatacaccTCACTCCGCTTTCATCGGACCTACCATCACCAGACCAATCGACCGAACTCCGCTTATCACCTACCATCGGAAACCACCGGAAAGCCATCATCTTATTATGCCGACAATGACACAATGTATAAGCCAATTTCCCGTCAAAGATGCTCACTTAAAAGTAAAACATTAAGTGAACAGAACAGAATTCATATATCTTGAAtcacaaaattacaataatCAACAAGAACATCCAATCTAAAAACCAAACATAAAGCATGAATCTTTACACACGGAGACTAAAAATTACTATGAATTTAGAGAGAAATGAAGTGATTACCTGCTCAACGTCATCTCTATCAAAGTCATCACAGGATTGGCTACCATAAATGCCAGCACCTTAAACATTTTGTCGAAAGTTGAACCAACACTTAACTCTTGACCCATTAGAGGGTCCaatcctcaggcgaggaggaacCTACTCCtcccaaatattttttttattaattaatctcctcaggcgaggagttGCTGCTCCTCACCGGAGGAGCAGCGGGAGGCTCCTCCTcccaaatatttttttcttaaaattaattaatttaaatttaatttatttgtttttattttattgaaaagatggcttttttgtataatttataattttaaaaagtatttagattttttgataaatataaaggatctattttaaatattagccaaataaaaagagttcaattggATGtctcagggtgcaattgaaaactaaaaatgcaaaatagggtaaaattgaaaaacttgCAACGTCGGGatggaattgaaaatcaaaacaaagatcAGGTTTTTTCTGCCTATTagcctttaatttattttaatttggcttaattttaaaattttcatataattttaaattcaaattaaattaaaaaaatcaatttaatttaatataatttaatttggcTCGATatattctttcttcttttttccaTGAAACTTTTCCCCCACCTGCATTTAgtattttatacatatattgGATTTTCGACAAGTACCTTTTCTCGatttcatttataaataaaattatttaaaatttaatttgatatagATATCGACCAATTCAATTAATATTAGAATACAGTTACTTTTGAGAAAATCTTGTgcaaagaaaaaattaataaggaATCATTTACTATTATACAGTGCTTGTTATACACCCTTCTAAAGATCATTAAGCAGACTGATTTCCATATATGCAGTCTTCGTTTTAGCAGCCCAGAATCCTATTTCCTATCAGCAGAATCTAGAACTGGAAGATAAACTCCTTTGTTATAAAATGAACGAACGGATCGCCCCATTTAGACACTAATCTTTTCTCCTTAAATTTCATAGATATATTCTCAGTCTAAGGAGATAGGTACCAGCTCGCGGATCCTATTAAATGTATCAGCGTAGTAACCTCAGAAGCTTATTTCGCGTCTCTCTGCAAAGAACTTTCCGGATATTGCATGTTCTGGAAGCAAGGCAAGCCATACTCCAGTGTCAGCCCCGTCAGCGGATGACAAATTACCAGCCCAGCCTGTCATTGCGGTCTTCACCCAACCTGGACAGAAGCAATTGATATAAATCTTCCCACCTTCAGGTCGATCTGACAGCTCTTTTGCCATTAACCTAGTGAGAGCATTAACTGCAAGTTTTGACAATGAGTAGTCAGTGAACATCTGAGGCCACGCCCCAGATAGCCAAGTGCCATCCTCTACTTGCCGTAGGAAATTGGATAGAGTCTTGTCTATGAGCTCCTCTGATAGAGATTCCAGATTGCTGAGTTGTTCTCTCAAAATCACATCTCCAATTCTCTGTCACAGCCAAGAAAATTACAATGACCTTATTTTTGGTAAAATGC is part of the Mercurialis annua linkage group LG3, ddMerAnnu1.2, whole genome shotgun sequence genome and encodes:
- the LOC126675523 gene encoding uncharacterized protein At4g14100-like — translated: MAFEIKLKMFSFSLTILTTLLLIYSLGCSYALSESTKSADPTPAPWPHQFHSILFMNNTAGNLQAVDLWYDWIKGRNFNIIQNQQGKLLYDLEWNNGTSYIYTLDSAQECRTLHFPVGILRPDWLDGATYLGQRQVDGFLCNVWEKVDFITYYEDVISKRPVYWEFYTGMVAHVMTFEVGAVLEDEQWQAPVYCFQNTEVEERNSVLESVVNGKAFQGSMMRGGV
- the LOC126675524 gene encoding succinate dehydrogenase assembly factor 2, mitochondrial, with protein sequence MASLRRALINAHRLLNSSATPCRSSITSSSPIRIQSPFRSEYGWISRYSTVSDNDTIDLSNEENKRRLCNRLLYRSKQRGFLELDLVLGKWVEEHIESMDEHGVKALIHVLDVENPDLWKWLTGQEQPPEALNMNPVFSAVRDKVMNNLNNHTSPETRAIPGQPWVRGWDDIKKYPGNPVAGNQ